In one window of Cellulophaga sp. HaHa_2_95 DNA:
- a CDS encoding nuclear transport factor 2 family protein, whose translation MKTKLIVLSLFTMVITSCHAEKKEPTTVLEFTSFKLKTTASEAEFNKLDAEIEDSFTSKQPGYIRRQSGVNEQGEYVVMVYWESLDAAKASMDKFMADKAVATYAGMIESSTMNMSRFTIADKFTATNSTFTEVMTFKTKENTGAKAFKKVNKKVGTEFSEQQKGFLQRITGSNEAGEQIVVAYWDTKANSDAVINDFMQAPIAKEFMGMMDQTSIAMIRYQALSALKNVTLTNKDKVVALLNSFNTGDQTPISYINPTKYIQHNLGVADGLEGFGAVMQHAPEGGFKADVLRAFQDGAYVFTHTSYDFFGPKAGFDVFRFEDGKIVEHWDNLLPVQKPNSSGRTQFDGATALTDLDKTEANKAVVKGFIEHVLLGHEMDQLSSYMNPKEYIQHNPAVADGLEGFGAAMQYFAANNLVMEYDKLHLVLGQGNFVLSISEGKFGKGAHTAYYDLFRLENGLIVEHWDVIAPIPSKTEWKNDNGKF comes from the coding sequence ATGAAAACAAAATTAATAGTACTTAGTCTATTTACCATGGTAATAACAAGTTGCCATGCAGAAAAGAAAGAACCAACAACAGTTTTGGAGTTCACAAGCTTTAAGCTAAAAACTACGGCAAGTGAGGCAGAATTTAATAAACTTGATGCAGAAATAGAGGATTCATTCACGAGTAAACAACCTGGTTATATCAGACGTCAAAGTGGCGTTAATGAGCAAGGGGAATATGTGGTAATGGTGTATTGGGAATCTCTTGATGCAGCAAAAGCTTCTATGGATAAATTTATGGCAGACAAAGCTGTTGCTACTTATGCGGGTATGATTGAAAGCAGCACCATGAACATGTCTCGCTTTACCATCGCAGATAAATTTACTGCCACAAATAGTACGTTCACAGAAGTAATGACTTTTAAAACGAAAGAAAATACGGGTGCCAAAGCCTTTAAAAAGGTAAATAAAAAAGTTGGCACTGAATTTAGTGAGCAACAAAAAGGGTTTTTACAACGTATTACGGGCTCTAATGAAGCGGGAGAGCAAATTGTAGTAGCGTATTGGGATACTAAAGCAAATTCTGATGCCGTAATTAATGATTTTATGCAGGCGCCAATTGCCAAAGAATTTATGGGAATGATGGATCAAACGTCTATAGCTATGATTCGTTACCAGGCATTAAGTGCATTAAAAAATGTGACACTCACGAATAAAGATAAAGTGGTTGCTTTGCTAAACAGTTTTAATACTGGAGATCAAACACCAATTTCGTATATTAATCCAACAAAATACATTCAGCACAATCTAGGAGTTGCAGATGGTTTAGAAGGTTTTGGAGCTGTAATGCAACATGCTCCAGAAGGAGGCTTTAAAGCTGATGTACTTCGTGCTTTTCAAGATGGTGCTTATGTATTTACCCATACATCGTATGATTTTTTTGGTCCAAAAGCAGGCTTTGATGTTTTTCGTTTTGAAGATGGGAAAATAGTAGAGCATTGGGATAACTTATTACCTGTTCAAAAACCAAACTCTAGTGGAAGAACACAATTTGATGGAGCTACAGCGCTAACAGATTTAGATAAAACGGAAGCCAATAAGGCTGTTGTTAAAGGGTTTATTGAACATGTTTTGTTGGGTCATGAAATGGATCAATTATCAAGCTATATGAACCCTAAAGAGTATATACAACACAATCCTGCGGTAGCAGATGGTTTAGAAGGTTTTGGAGCAGCGATGCAGTATTTCGCAGCCAACAACTTAGTGATGGAGTATGATAAGCTACACTTAGTGTTAGGGCAAGGCAATTTTGTGCTTAGCATTAGTGAAGGTAAATTTGGAAAAGGAGCGCATACCGCTTATTATGATTTATTTCGTTTAGAAAACGGACTTATAGTAGAGCATTGGGATGTTATAGCGCCAATTCCTTCAAAAACAGAATGGAAAAATGACAATGGGAAGTTCTAA
- a CDS encoding helix-turn-helix transcriptional regulator, with amino-acid sequence MTTSLPQIAYKSDIPLDIEVMTFAQTQAQLNKTEDHDPFSPHKIQFYLILILTKDFYTHYVDFKFYELKKGSILFVAKNQVHHFTENFQNIEGFCILLNSQFLEQNYFLSNSIHLDRLYNYHLETPLVTLEGTEGAIFLETVQNLYIEYHLEGGFAKAEMLRAYLHILLIKAERAKQLHSTSSVKTLWLEVFNMFKNSLEVNYVTTRNSKFYAEELRVSYKFLNDVVKKLTGKTVKAFIDDFVTIEIKRYLLSTSLSVKEISYKTGFDEPANMTKFFKKNTQITPLKFRQQV; translated from the coding sequence ATGACAACATCTTTACCTCAGATAGCGTATAAATCAGATATTCCATTGGATATTGAGGTAATGACTTTTGCCCAAACTCAAGCGCAATTGAATAAAACGGAAGACCATGATCCATTTTCGCCTCATAAGATTCAGTTTTATTTAATATTGATTCTTACAAAAGATTTCTATACCCATTATGTAGACTTCAAATTTTACGAATTAAAAAAAGGGAGTATTCTATTTGTTGCAAAAAATCAAGTGCATCATTTTACAGAAAATTTTCAAAATATAGAAGGGTTTTGTATTCTATTAAACAGTCAGTTTTTAGAACAAAACTACTTCCTTTCTAATAGTATTCATTTAGATAGGTTATATAATTACCATTTAGAAACGCCATTAGTGACCTTGGAAGGTACAGAGGGAGCTATCTTTTTAGAGACAGTCCAAAACCTTTATATAGAGTATCATTTAGAAGGTGGTTTTGCAAAAGCAGAAATGTTACGTGCGTACCTACATATATTACTTATAAAAGCAGAACGTGCAAAACAATTACATTCTACGAGTAGCGTTAAAACACTTTGGCTTGAAGTATTTAATATGTTTAAAAATTCACTTGAAGTGAATTATGTAACTACTAGAAATTCAAAATTTTACGCAGAAGAATTACGTGTGTCGTATAAGTTTTTAAATGATGTGGTGAAAAAATTAACAGGTAAAACAGTTAAAGCCTTTATCGACGATTTTGTGACGATTGAAATCAAAAGATATTTGTTGTCAACCTCCTTATCTGTAAAAGAAATAAGTTATAAAACGGGCTTTGATGAGCCTGCGAACATGACCAAGTTTTTTAAGAAAAACACCCAGATTACTCCCTTGAAATTTAGACAACAAGTCTAA
- a CDS encoding ADP-ribosylglycohydrolase family protein, with protein MILEAAIGDAYGAGFEFKEAEFILKNNNLKAYYQHGLYNDIYKKYTDDTQMAIAIAELLLEQSDWTPEYVSDKFVEVFHRDKRRGYSERIYNALNNSKTGADLMNAMDYQSTGNGSAMRAYPIGLVSDIDKLLELSKIQAITTHNTKEGVISAQRIALTVHYYLYKDGDQPLIDFLDEILKEKGNYKIVGPVSVHGFSTTNVVIPLVDNAFSLKNTLKDSVDLGGDTDTVAELCMAILSVKKKKENNLAQFLFDELENGKYGRDYLISLDDQLFQKFKLEKR; from the coding sequence ATGATACTAGAAGCTGCAATAGGAGATGCATATGGTGCAGGATTTGAGTTCAAAGAGGCCGAATTTATTTTAAAGAATAATAATTTAAAAGCTTATTACCAACATGGCCTTTATAATGATATTTATAAAAAATATACGGATGACACTCAAATGGCAATTGCAATAGCGGAGTTATTACTTGAGCAAAGTGATTGGACTCCAGAATATGTTTCAGATAAATTTGTGGAAGTATTCCATAGAGATAAACGAAGAGGGTACTCTGAAAGAATTTATAATGCATTAAATAATAGTAAAACAGGTGCCGATTTAATGAATGCCATGGATTATCAAAGCACAGGGAATGGTTCGGCGATGCGAGCTTATCCAATTGGCCTGGTATCTGATATTGATAAATTGTTAGAATTGAGTAAAATTCAAGCAATTACAACGCACAATACTAAAGAAGGGGTTATTAGTGCTCAGCGAATAGCTTTAACTGTTCATTACTATCTGTATAAAGATGGGGATCAGCCATTGATTGATTTTCTTGATGAAATATTAAAAGAAAAAGGTAACTATAAGATAGTTGGCCCAGTTAGCGTACATGGCTTTTCTACAACAAATGTTGTAATTCCTTTAGTAGATAATGCATTTTCTTTAAAGAATACGTTAAAAGATAGTGTAGATCTAGGAGGAGATACAGACACCGTTGCTGAATTATGTATGGCAATTTTAAGTGTTAAAAAAAAGAAGGAAAATAATTTAGCTCAATTTCTTTTTGATGAGTTAGAAAATGGAAAGTATGGAAGAGATTATTTGATTTCATTAGATGACCAACTTTTTCAAAAATTTAAACTAGAGAAAAGATGA
- a CDS encoding phosphoribosyltransferase family protein has product MKYEIKKFNDGQVTAKIIEGGNLDLKIRGNSYEDLFTVAAIKEAWEAENAMHKNAVATLTILCLIGQRSDRRFHKAESFDLKVIANFINSMKFDKVSILHPHSPISMALIANSEMISHFQFVEKTFKALGHPVLVSPDAGAYKTTHEIAEKLAADLVPSNKVRINGAPVISIQGDVEGKECLIVDDLADGGRTFKFLAEALKAQGATKVFLYVTHAQFNYGFEELKESIDHVYCTNSFKDITDTYVTQYVVV; this is encoded by the coding sequence ATGAAATACGAAATAAAGAAATTTAATGATGGGCAAGTAACCGCCAAAATCATAGAAGGAGGCAATTTAGACCTCAAGATTAGAGGAAATAGCTATGAAGATTTATTTACCGTAGCTGCTATAAAAGAGGCTTGGGAGGCTGAAAATGCCATGCATAAAAATGCAGTAGCCACTTTAACTATTTTATGTTTAATTGGGCAACGTTCCGATAGACGGTTTCATAAAGCGGAATCTTTTGATCTGAAAGTCATTGCTAATTTTATCAATAGTATGAAGTTTGATAAAGTTTCCATTTTACATCCGCATAGCCCTATTTCTATGGCATTGATAGCGAATAGTGAAATGATTTCTCATTTCCAATTTGTGGAAAAGACTTTTAAAGCTTTAGGCCATCCGGTATTGGTGAGTCCAGATGCGGGAGCTTATAAAACCACTCATGAAATTGCAGAAAAGCTGGCGGCCGACTTAGTACCTTCTAATAAAGTGAGAATTAATGGCGCTCCTGTAATTAGTATTCAAGGCGATGTAGAAGGAAAGGAATGCTTGATTGTAGATGATTTAGCAGACGGCGGAAGAACCTTTAAATTTTTGGCAGAAGCACTGAAAGCACAAGGAGCCACTAAGGTATTTTTGTATGTAACACATGCGCAATTTAATTATGGTTTTGAAGAATTAAAAGAGAGTATTGATCATGTGTATTGTACCAATAGTTTTAAAGATATTACAGATACTTATGTTACACAATATGTAGTAGTTTAA